A stretch of Spirosoma oryzicola DNA encodes these proteins:
- a CDS encoding BNR-4 repeat-containing protein — protein MIRISLTVFCLLTALTNYAQTLNQKASGYHGIWYFIGPTKNEYAYKYSGGLGTYPANHYPFSVYASAVNRTFFCYGGVTDSSSRDLCHMVGYYDHKTGLVSRPTLLLKKGTDDAHDNPVIQLDEQGYVWVFSTSHGTERPSFIHRSRKPYDISQFESIPATRLDNKGQRIPFDNFSYLQTYYQPGQGFLNLMTHYDRDVLVYGANKPRRTISFITSPDGTTWSAWQDLAIIEEGHYQTSGQWKNKVGSAFNYHPNTKVGAGLDYRTNVYYIETDDFGKTWHTAGGESLKLPLAEVNNPALVKDYKSLGLNAYISDVNYDGAGRPIILYITSKGPEPGPANGPFGWHIAHWTGSQWGIYDVTQSDHNYDMGSLYVEGNTWRIIGPAEAGPQPYGTGGNLVLLESRDGGKSWKSAKAITASTVRNQTYPRRPVAVHPDFYAFWADGNARQPSASFLYFCNQAGDVFQLPAVMKADLEKPIPVNKK, from the coding sequence ATGATACGTATAAGCCTGACCGTATTTTGCCTGCTTACAGCGCTCACGAATTACGCGCAGACACTAAACCAAAAAGCGAGTGGATACCATGGTATCTGGTACTTTATCGGACCCACCAAAAATGAGTATGCCTACAAGTACAGCGGAGGATTGGGCACGTATCCGGCTAATCACTATCCTTTTTCGGTTTATGCGTCGGCTGTGAACCGGACGTTTTTCTGCTACGGTGGCGTCACGGATTCGTCTTCGCGCGATCTGTGTCACATGGTTGGTTATTATGATCACAAAACGGGGCTGGTCTCCCGGCCTACGCTGCTGCTGAAAAAAGGCACAGACGACGCGCACGACAATCCGGTTATTCAGCTCGATGAACAGGGCTACGTCTGGGTGTTTTCTACCTCGCATGGTACCGAACGACCGTCATTTATTCATCGGAGCCGTAAGCCATACGACATAAGTCAATTCGAGTCGATTCCGGCTACGCGTCTTGACAATAAAGGGCAACGGATTCCATTCGACAACTTTTCGTACCTGCAAACCTATTACCAGCCGGGACAAGGATTCCTTAATTTGATGACCCACTATGACCGCGATGTGCTAGTTTACGGGGCTAATAAACCCCGTCGGACCATCTCGTTTATCACAAGTCCGGACGGCACGACCTGGTCGGCCTGGCAGGATTTGGCGATTATCGAAGAAGGGCACTATCAGACGAGCGGGCAATGGAAAAACAAAGTAGGTAGCGCTTTCAATTACCACCCAAACACCAAAGTTGGCGCTGGACTGGATTATCGCACGAATGTGTACTATATCGAAACGGACGATTTTGGCAAAACTTGGCACACCGCTGGCGGTGAATCGCTTAAACTGCCATTGGCGGAGGTCAATAATCCGGCTTTGGTGAAGGACTATAAATCCCTGGGGCTGAATGCGTACATCAGCGATGTCAATTATGATGGGGCCGGGCGACCGATTATTCTGTACATCACCAGCAAAGGCCCCGAACCCGGTCCTGCCAACGGGCCCTTCGGCTGGCACATTGCGCACTGGACGGGGAGCCAATGGGGTATCTACGACGTGACTCAGTCGGACCATAATTACGATATGGGATCCCTTTATGTCGAAGGCAATACCTGGCGAATTATCGGTCCCGCCGAAGCCGGTCCGCAGCCCTACGGTACAGGTGGCAATCTGGTGTTGCTGGAAAGCCGCGATGGGGGGAAAAGCTGGAAGTCGGCGAAAGCCATTACGGCCAGTACCGTTAGGAATCAAACCTATCCCCGTCGTCCGGTTGCCGTGCATCCTGATTTTTACGCGTTCTGGGCCGATGGAAATGCTCGTCAACCATCCGCGTCGTTTTTGTATTTCTGTAATCAGGCTGGCGACGTTTTTCAGTTACCAGCCGTGATGAAAGCCGATCTTGAGAAGCCTATTCCGGTCAACAAGAAGTAA
- a CDS encoding M14 metallopeptidase family protein: MKHLLLLVGLLVASLSASSQTTSTTSSRPDSPAQFLGYKIGERFSPHHRVIAYAEQIARQMPSRVKLLPYGTTYEGRQLMAVAVASEANLARLEEIRTNNLKRIGMVDGQPSSASQPPIAWLSYNVHGNEAVSSEAFMEVLYRLLDTSDPVSQKIMNTTVVILDPGLNPDGHDRYVNWYNQMLGQNPDPTPFAREHNEPWPGGRYTHYLFDPNRDWAWQTQEITQQRMALYQQWMPHLHGDFHEMGVESPYYFAPSAKPYHEDITPFQRQFQQTIGQYCSRYFDKNGWLYYTRERFDLFYPSYGDTYPTYNGAIGMTYEQGGNTRAGLAIERKDGDTLTLRQRIDHHYVASIATLESVADRPAEVVKEFGQFFDKSRNSPIGPYKSYVVKANGDAGRLKALQQLLDRNKITYGYAGKAQTLNGFNYTSQKNEKSVAVAAEDMVISSYQPKSTLLKILFEPNSALEDSATYDITAWSLPYAFGLQTYGLTTKLTPSSTQPAASSKPSSSTVTKPYAYIAQWQSLPAVQLLAGLLKQKVRVRAAEKPFELDNKTYPSGTLIVTRAGNERFGDRLDALVRAEAAKVGADLTPVQTGFVTKGSDFGSDFVTGLKAPRVGLVIGDGTPPPSAGEIWHFFDQELNYPISLLDGNTLGNVEWNKLDVLILPTNYNYARFLNDKNLLAIKEWVRAGGKLIALERATSFLAGKDGFDLKEKEDKSGKDKDKGKGNPADSLKVYGDRERVAISDETPGSIYRVNIDTTHPLGFGLSGGYYTLVQNTFNFDFLKDGWNVGYLKTDNYVAGFSGKNAKDKLKNTLMMGVQNYGRGSIVYLADDPLFRGFWYNGKLLFGNAVFMVGN, encoded by the coding sequence ATGAAACATCTTTTGTTGCTGGTCGGCCTGTTGGTTGCGTCGCTATCGGCTTCATCGCAAACAACCAGCACTACTTCCTCTCGTCCAGATTCACCCGCTCAATTTCTTGGCTACAAGATTGGCGAACGATTCAGTCCTCACCACCGTGTTATTGCGTATGCAGAACAAATTGCCCGACAGATGCCATCCCGGGTCAAATTGCTTCCTTACGGCACAACCTATGAAGGCCGTCAGCTAATGGCGGTTGCCGTTGCTTCAGAAGCAAATCTGGCTCGTCTCGAGGAGATTCGGACAAACAACCTCAAACGCATTGGTATGGTCGATGGTCAGCCGTCGAGTGCCTCACAACCGCCAATTGCGTGGCTTAGCTATAACGTTCACGGCAACGAGGCTGTCAGCTCAGAAGCGTTCATGGAAGTATTGTACCGCTTGCTCGATACATCTGACCCGGTTTCGCAGAAAATTATGAATACAACGGTCGTAATCCTCGATCCGGGTTTAAATCCCGACGGGCATGACCGGTACGTAAACTGGTACAACCAGATGCTGGGTCAGAACCCAGACCCAACGCCGTTTGCCCGCGAACACAACGAACCCTGGCCGGGTGGTCGCTATACCCACTATCTATTCGATCCGAACCGCGACTGGGCCTGGCAAACTCAGGAGATTACGCAGCAGCGTATGGCACTCTATCAGCAGTGGATGCCCCATCTGCACGGTGATTTCCACGAAATGGGCGTCGAAAGTCCATATTATTTTGCGCCGTCGGCTAAGCCGTACCACGAAGATATCACGCCATTCCAGCGTCAATTTCAGCAGACCATTGGTCAGTATTGCAGTCGCTACTTCGATAAAAACGGCTGGCTGTATTACACCCGCGAACGCTTTGATTTATTTTATCCAAGCTACGGCGATACCTATCCGACTTATAACGGAGCTATTGGGATGACCTACGAGCAGGGCGGTAACACCCGCGCGGGCCTGGCAATCGAGAGAAAAGACGGTGATACGCTAACCCTTCGCCAGCGGATCGATCACCACTACGTAGCCAGTATTGCTACGCTTGAATCGGTGGCCGATCGTCCGGCGGAAGTAGTAAAAGAGTTCGGTCAGTTTTTCGACAAATCGCGCAACTCGCCGATTGGCCCTTACAAAAGCTACGTCGTTAAAGCGAATGGCGACGCTGGCCGCCTGAAGGCACTACAACAACTGCTGGATCGTAATAAAATCACCTATGGTTACGCCGGGAAAGCGCAAACCCTGAACGGTTTTAACTACACAAGTCAGAAAAACGAAAAGAGTGTTGCCGTAGCCGCTGAGGATATGGTTATCAGTTCGTATCAGCCCAAATCAACGCTACTCAAGATTCTGTTTGAACCCAACTCTGCTTTGGAAGATTCGGCAACTTACGACATTACAGCCTGGTCGTTGCCGTACGCGTTCGGGCTGCAAACGTATGGTCTGACGACAAAACTTACGCCTTCGAGTACTCAACCCGCAGCGTCCAGCAAGCCTTCTTCAAGCACGGTTACGAAGCCGTACGCCTACATCGCGCAGTGGCAGTCGCTACCGGCGGTGCAACTGCTGGCGGGTCTATTGAAACAGAAAGTTCGGGTTAGAGCCGCCGAAAAGCCGTTCGAGTTAGATAACAAAACGTACCCATCGGGAACGCTCATCGTAACGCGGGCGGGTAACGAACGATTCGGTGATCGTCTCGATGCGCTGGTCCGGGCCGAAGCCGCCAAAGTTGGCGCTGACCTTACGCCTGTACAGACCGGTTTTGTAACGAAAGGCTCCGACTTCGGTTCTGATTTTGTTACGGGCCTGAAAGCCCCGCGCGTAGGACTTGTCATTGGTGACGGTACCCCTCCCCCATCGGCGGGGGAAATCTGGCATTTCTTCGACCAGGAGCTGAATTATCCGATTTCACTGCTGGATGGCAACACACTGGGCAACGTTGAATGGAACAAGCTGGACGTGCTGATCTTACCGACGAATTACAACTACGCCCGTTTCCTGAACGACAAAAATTTGTTGGCCATTAAAGAATGGGTACGGGCCGGTGGTAAACTTATCGCCCTGGAACGGGCTACGTCGTTTCTGGCGGGCAAGGACGGCTTCGATCTGAAAGAAAAAGAAGACAAGAGCGGTAAGGATAAAGACAAAGGAAAAGGTAATCCCGCCGACTCACTAAAGGTGTACGGCGACCGCGAACGGGTAGCGATCTCCGACGAAACGCCGGGTAGCATCTACCGCGTCAACATCGACACGACGCACCCGCTGGGTTTTGGCTTGAGTGGTGGTTATTACACGCTCGTGCAGAACACGTTCAATTTCGATTTTCTGAAAGATGGCTGGAACGTTGGTTACCTGAAAACCGACAATTACGTGGCTGGTTTCTCGGGTAAGAACGCGAAGGACAAACTGAAAAATACGCTGATGATGGGCGTTCAGAATTACGGTCGCGGCAGTATCGTTTACCTCGCGGATGACCCACTTTTCCGGGGCTTCTGGTACAACGGCAAACTACTTTTCGGTAACGCCGTCTTTATGGTTGGTAACTAA